The DNA region CACGTGCACGTAGAGAACGGCGGCCTCCCGGTCCGTCTCCACGATCAAGGTGCCCGGTACGAGAGAAAGCACCTCGGCGGTGAGCGCCAGGTTGAGGTCGGTGGGCACCCGCAGCCGGACCGCCACGATGGCCGACCGGGGCACATAGCCGGGCTGCACCGCGATCCGGGCCACATGCAGGCTGGCCCGGACCAGTTCGGCGACGAACCGCACCCCGAACACCAGCAGGCCGGGCAGCCGCAGCCGGCCACCGAAGGTCACCGGCGGCAACGGGAAGAACAGCAGCACCGCGGCGGCCACCAGCAGGCCGCCCAGCAGGTTCCCCCAGCTGAAGTCGCCCCAGAACAGGTTCCAGGCCAGCACCAGCCAGCCCACCGCGATCAGTCGGTCCCGTCGGCGCCCCCGCCCGGCCGGTGCCCCCTGCGGCCTCGCCGCCCCCGGCCCGGTCACGGCGGCCCACCCGGCAGGACGGCCTGGATGTACGGGGTCCGTTCCCGCAGGTCGACCGCCGCCCCCCGGGTCACCTCGAACAGGGGTCCCGCGACCACGGTCAGGGCCACTCCCAGGACCACCAGGGCGGTGGTGGCACCGACCGTCAGACCGGGCAGCGGGCCGCTCGGGTGGACGGTCTCGCAGGGGGCCCGCCAGAACGCCAGGCTCCACACCCGGCTGGCCACATAGAGGGTCAGCAGGCTGGTCACCGTGCCGACCGCGACCAGGGTCCAGGGCAGCGCCCCGCCGACGGCCACCCCGGCCTGGAGCAGCCCGAGTTTGCCGAGGAAGCCGGAGAAGGGCGGGATGCCGGCGAGGTTCATGGCCGAGACGAAGAAGAGCAGCCCGAGCAGGGGCGCCACCCGGGCCACTCCCCCGAGCCGACGCAGATCGGTACTGCCGGTGCGTTGTTCGACCAGGCCGGCGACCAGGAAGAGGGTGGTCTGGATGGTGATGTGGTGCACCACGTAGAAGATCGCCCCGACGAGTCCGGCGACCGTGCTGAGCCCGACCCCGAAGATCATGTACCCGATGTGGCTGACCAGGGTGAAGGAGAAGAGTCGTTTCATGTCCGACTGGGCCACCGCGCCGAGGATGCCGACCAGCATGGTCAGCCCGGCCACCACCAGCAGCAGGGTGCCCGCCTGGTCGCCGGGGAAGAGCAGGGTCTGGGTCCGGATGATCGCGTACACCCCGACCTTGGTGAGCAGTCCGGCGAAGACGGCGGTGACCGGGGCCGGGGCGGTGGGGTAGCTGTCGGGCAACCAGGCCGACAGGGGGAAGACCGCCGCCTTGATGCCGAAGGCCAGCAGCAGCATCAGTTGCAGGCTCAGTCGGACCCCGTCGGGCAGGGCGTCCAGTCGGGCGGCGAGCTGGGCCAGGTTGAGGGTGCCGGTCGCCGCGTACACCAGACCCACCGAGATCAGGAAGATCATCGAGGCCAGGACGTTGACCACCACGTAGGTGGAGCCGGTACGGATGCGCAGCCGGGTGCCGTTCAGGGTGATCAGGACGAAGCTCGCGGCGAGCAGCATCTCGAAGCCGACGTACAGGTTGAACAGGTCACCGGCGAGGAAGGCGTTGGTCACGCCTGCGGTCAGCACCAGATAGGTGGGGTGGAAGATGGCCAGCGGGGCGCTCTCGCCGGTCTCCCCCTGTCCCTGGCCGATGGAGTAGAGCAGGACGCACAGGGTCACCGCGGAGGAGACGACGAGCATCAGCGCGGCCAGTTGGTCGGCCACCAGCACGATGCCGACCGGTGCGGGCCAGGCACCGATCTCGACGACCAGTGGTCCGTGCCGGTAGGACCGCACCAGCAGCAGTACCGCCACCAGCAGGGTGGCGCCCAGGCAGTTGACGCTGACCAGGCGCTGCGGCACCGGCCGGTTCGCCAGCAGCAGGGTCAGGGCCGCCCCCAGCAACGGCAGCAGCACCGGCAGCGGTACGAGGGTGTTCATCGCCGGCCCTCGCTCTCGCCCGGCAGGGGTCGGTTCATCCGGGCCCCTTCCGGCGTCGCCGGGGTGCCGGCGCGTCGAGTTGTTCGGGGTCGGCCTCCGGCGGTTCCTCGCTGAGGTCGACGGTCGAGACCTCCTTGCGGGCGGCGCGGTGCTTGATCCGCTGGTCCTCGATGTCGTCGGGCACCTCGTCGTCGCCGTCCAGGTACCAGCTGCGGTAGCTGACGGCCAGCAGGAAGGCGGTGAACCCGAAGGTGATCACGATGGCGGTCAGCACCATGGCCTGCGGCAGGGGGTCGCTCATCGCGGCCGGGTCGGTGACCCCGACCACCGGGGCCCCGCCGGGGCGGCCACCGAAGATGATGAGCAGGTTGATCCCGTTGCTGATCATGATGACCCCGAGCAGGATGCGACTCAGGCTGCGTTCCAGCAGCAGGGTCACCCCGCAACCCACGAGGATCCCGATCGCGATGAAGGACACCAGGTTGGCGCCGGTACCGGTCACCTGGGCCCTCCCCGACGTTGGACGGCCAGCCCACCGGTGAACCCGCCGGACGCCTCGATGTTGCGGTCGACCTCGGCGCCGAGACTGCGCAGCACGTCCAACGCCAACCCGATCACCACCAGGTAGACCCCGATGTCGAAGAAGAGCGAGGTGACCAGGTAGAAGTCGCCGACCAGCGGCAGCCAGAAGTCGACCTTGGCGCTGCTCAGCGCGGCTCCCCCGTCCAGCAGGGTGACCATCGCGGAGCCGACCGCCACGGCCAGTCCGGCCCCGAGCACGGTGCCGGCGCTGACCGGGGCGGCCTCGGCCAGTTCGTACCGCCCACCGGCCAGATACCGCATGGTCAGGGCCAGGCTGGCGACCAACCCGCCGGCGAAGCCGCCACCGGGCGCGTTGTGGCCGGAGAACAGCAGATAGAACGAGAACAGCACCGCGGTGTGGAAGATCAGCCGGGTGATCACCTCCAGCACCAGGGAGCGGTTGCGTTCCCGCAGGGTGACACCCCCGCGCAGCCAGACCGGCCGCCCGGCGACCACCTCCCGACGGTCGAGGTCCAGCCGACGGGGGCGGGGACCGGTGCGGGAGCGTTCGAAGACCAGACTGGCCACCCCGGTCGCGGCGACCACCAGCACGGACAGCTCACCCAGGGTGTCCCAGGCCCGGATGTCGACCAGGGTCACGTTCACCACGTTGCGACCGTGTCCCTGCTCGACGGCGAGTTGGGCGAAGTCCTCCGAGATGCTGCGGGCCTGGCGGGCGGTGGCGGCGGCGACGGCCAGTCCGGCGACGGTCACCCCCACGATCACCCCGACCGTCCGTCGCAGCCACCGACTGCTCCACAGTGGCCGGACGGAGAACCGGCGCGGCAGGCGGCGCAGCACCAGCACGAAGACCGCGATGGTCACGGTCTCCACCAGGAACTGGGTCAGTGCCAGGTCGGGTGCCCCGTGGAGGACGAAGAGCATCGCGGTGCCGTAGCCGGTCACCCCGACCAGCAGCATCGCGGTCATCCGGCGACGAGCCCCCACGGCCAGCAGGGCGGCCACACTGATCACCAGCAGGACCACCGGCTGGACCGGGGTAACCCACGGCGCGATCGGCTGCTGCCAGGGCCGGATCGTCAGCAGCACACCACCGGGGACGGCGGCCAACACCAGCAGGATCAGGCCCAGGTACTGGGGCAGGGAACCCCGCTGGGTGACGCTGGTGACGTCGACGGCGATCCGGTCGAAGCGGTGGGTGACCCACTCGTACCCCTGTCGGCCGCCGACCGGGGCGCGGAGCCAGGCCAGCACGGGGGCCAGCGGACGGCGCGCGAGGAACAGCACCGCCCCGCCGGCCAGGGCCAGCGCGGAGAGCCCGAGGGCCAGGTTGAGGCCCGGCCACAGGGCCAGGTGCCCGTGCAGAGGCCCCAGGATTTCCGCGTACGGCCGCAGCAGGTGGTCGACCGGACCGGCAGCCGTACCGGCGACCAGCCCGGCCAGGGCCAGGGCGGCCGGGGGCAGCAGCATCGCCGAGGGGATCGGCCCCAGGGTGGTCGGCGGGGTCTGCGGGCGGGTGCCGAAGGCCCCCCAGAGGAAGCGCAGGCTGTAGGCGACCGTGAGGACCGTGCCGAGGACCAGCACGGTCAGCACCACCGGGCGGTCGGTGAAGGCGGCGAAGATCGCCTCCTTGGCCACGTAGCCGAGCAGGGGTGGCACCCCGGCCATCGAGGCGGCCGCGAGCAGGGCCACCCCGGCCAGCACCGGTGCGGACCTTCCCAGCCCGGACAGGCGCCGCAGGTCCCGGGTGCCCGCGCCGTGGTCGATCACCCCGACCACGAGGAACAGGGTCGCCTTGAACAACGCGTGCGCGGCCAGCATCGCCAGACCGGCCAGGGCGGCGTCCGCGGTGCCCACCCCGACGGCCACCGCAAGCAGACCCAGTTGGCTCACCGTGCCGTACGCCAGCAGCAGTTTCAGGTCGTTCTGGCGCAGCGCCGCCCAGCCGCCGAGCACCATGGTGGCCAGGCCGCAGATCAGCACCACCGGGCGCCAGGGCCCCACCCCGGCCAGCACCGGGGCCAGCAGACCGAGCAGATAGATGCCCGCCTTCACCATGGCCGCCGCGTGCAGGTACGCGCTCACCGGGGTCGGTGCCGCCATCGCCACCGGCAGCCACGAGGTGAACGGCAGCAGCGCCGACTTGGACAGGGCGCCCAGCAGGATCAGCAGCACGGCGACGACCAGGTACGCGCCACCGGGCAACGGCCGCTCGGCCAGCTCGGACCACCGGTAGGTGCCGCCGTGGTGGCCGAGCATGATGAATCCGACGAGCATGGCCAGGCCGCCCAGGCTGGTCACCATCAGCGCCTGACCGGCCGCCCAGCGGGCGGAGCGCCGCTCGGTGCTGTGCCCGATCAGCAGGTACGACAGGACCGTGGTCAGTTCCCAGCAGACATAGAGCAGCAGCAGGTCGTCCGCGAAGACCAGGCCCAGCATCGCCCCGGCGAAGCCGACCATGACGCCGGCGTACTGGGCGGTGCCCACGGCCTCCGGTGGCAGGTAGCGGGCGCTGTAGATCAGCACCATCGCCCCGACCCCGCCGACCAGCAGGGCCATCAGCCAGGACAGGGTGGTGATCCGAAAGGCCAGCTCCAACCCCAACTGCGGAATCCACCGGTACGTCTCGACGACCGCCCCGCCGTGCGCCACCTGCGGGGTCTGCACCAGCGCCCAGCCGAAGGCGGTGGCCGGGGCCAGGGCCAGGGGGTAGCAGGCGCGGGGACCCCAGCGGCGCACCAGCAGCGGCGCCGTGATGGCCGCCGCGAGGTGCAGGGTCAGCAGTACGAGCACGCGCGCTCCCGGTCGAGGTGGGGCAGCGGCGCCCGTGTCGGGTGCCTGGCGCCTGATAAGGATCAGACGACAGTTCAGGACACCAATGGGCTAGTTCGCCGAAAAAGCCCCATATTCACCTTCGGTCTGGCCAGGGCATCACCCCGGCCCCCGGGTCGGTGCCGGATCAGCGGTGAGGGGCCGGTGGGACCGGGTCGCGCCCGGGACGGGGGTCCACCATCAGGTCCGGTCGGCCGATCCGCCGGGCCACCTTGTTGACCAGCCGCTGGGTGGCGGTCAGGGAGCGCACGGACAGCAGTCGGCCCCGGCTCTCCCGGCGCAGTACGAAGTAGTGCACGGCGACCCGCACCTGGGCCCGGTCGGCCGCGCTGGCCTGTGCGGTGACGAGGACCAACTCCCGCAGGCAGTCGGCCAGCCGCTCGGCCAACTCCAGGTCGGCTCCGCGCAGCCCGGCGCGCAGGGCCACCACCCGACTGTCGACCTTGCGAATCAGGACATCGGTGCCGGAGGTCCCTGGGCCCCGCTGCTCGACGGCCATCCGATCTCCTCACCCATCAGCACACCGCGGGTGAAGTTACTTTATGTTGCCTGACCTAAGCAAGCAGTTAAGTAAGACTTAACGGATTAAGCGCTCAGACAGCGACTAAAGCCTTAACTGCCCAATAACCCACCAGGGGTTCGGGTCGGCGGACCTCCAGGGTCCGGGGCAGGATGGGCTGGTGGCACCATCAAGTGCGGCCCCGACCGGTGGGGCGACCCTCTCCCGGTTCGGTGCGGCCACCCGGGAATGGTTCAGCGCCGCCTTCGAGGCACCTACGGCAGCCCAGGCCGGTGCCTGGGCCGCGGTCGCCGCCGGACGCAACGCCCTGGTGGTGGCGCCGACCGGCTCCGGCAAGACCCTGGCCGCCTTCCTCTGGTCCCTGGACCGGCTGGCCCGCGACCCCGCCCCGGCCGAACCCCGGCACCGGTGCCGGGTGCTCTACGTCAGCCCCCTGAAGGCCCTGGCGGTGGACGTCGAACGTAATCTCCGGGCCCCCCTGGCCGGCATCCGACAGGCCGCCAGCCGGCTCGGGCTGCCCCCGCCGGAGATCACCGTAGGGATGCGTACCGGCGACACCCCGGCGGACGAGCGCCGGGCCTTCGCCCGTACCCCACCGGACATCCTGATCACCACCCCGGAATCGCTGTTCCTGTTGTTGACCTCCGCGGCCCGCGACTCGCTGCGCGGGGTGCAGACGGTGATCCTGGACGAGGTGCACGCGGTGGCCGGCACCAAGCGCGGGGCCCACCTGGCGCTCTCCCTGGAGCGGCTGGACGAACTGTTGCCGGCGGCGGCGCAGCGGATCGGGCTCTCCGCGACCGTTCGACCGATCGAGGAGTGCGCCCGGTTCCTCGGCGGTTCCCGACCGGTCGAGGTGGTCGCCCCGACCACCGCCAAGACCATCGAGGTCAGCGTCCAGGTGCCGGTGGAGGACATGACCCGCCTGGACGAGCAACCCGGCCCCGAGGAGGGGCTGGACGGCCCGCGCACCGCCTCGATCTGGCCCGCCCTGGAGGAACGGGTGTACGCCCTGATCCAGGCACACCGTTCCACGATCGTGTTCACCAACTCCCGGCGCAGCGCCGAGCGACTCTGCGCCCGCCTCAACGAGCTGGCCGCCGAGGAGTCCCCCCAGGAGTCGCCGACGGCACGGCCCACCGGGGTCACCGCCACCCCGGCGCGGATCATGGCTCAGGCCGGTGCGATGGCCGGGGCCCTGCCGGTGATCGCCCGGGCCCACCACGGCAGTGTCTCCCGGGAGGAACGCCGGCACATCGAGGAGTCACTCAAGGCAGGTCAACTGCCCGCGGTGGTGGCCACCTCCAGCCTGGAACTCGGCATCGACATGGGCTCGGTCGACCTGGTGGTGCAGATCGAGGCACCGCCGAGCGTGGCCGCCGGTCTCCAGCGGGTGGGCCGGGCCGGGCACCAGGTAGGCGCGGTGTCGCGGGGGGTGGTGCTGCCCAAGCACCGGGGGGATCTGCTCTCCTGCGCGGTGGTGGCCGAGCGGATGAGCGAGGCCCGGATCGAGGAACTGCACCATCCCCGCAACCCGCTGGACGTGCTCGCCCAGCAGATCGTCGCGATGGTCGCCCTGGACGAGTGGCGGGTCGAGGACCTGGCGGCCGTGGTCCGCCGGGCGGCGCCCTTCGCCGAGTTGCCCGACTCGGCCCTGCACGCCGTACTGGACATGCTCTCCGGGCGCTATCCCTCTACCGCCTTCGCGGAGTTGCGTCCCCGGCTGGTCTGGGATCGCGCCACCGATGTGCTGACCGGCCGCCCGGGGGCCCAGCGGCTGGCGGTGACCAGCGGCGGCACCATTCCGGACCGGGGACTGTTCGGCGTCTTCCTGGCCGGGGCGGAACGCGCCGCCCGGGTCGGCGAACTGGACGAGGAGATGGTCTACGAGTCCCGGGTGGGCGACGTCTTCCTGCTCGGCTCCTCCTCCTGGCGGATCGAGGAGATCACCCCGGATCGGGTGCTGGTCTCCCCCGCCCCCGGGCAGGCCGCCAAGATGCCGTTCTGGAAGGGCGACCAGCCGGGCCGCCCGGTGGAACTGGGCCGGGCGATCGGGGCGCGGATCCGGACCCTGCTGCGCAAGGGCGACGAGGAGGCCACCGCCGCGCTGCGGGCCGCCGGGCTGGACGACTGGGCTGCCGGGAACCTACTGGCCTACCTGCGCGAACAGCAGGCCGCCACCCGCTCCCTGCCGGATGACCGGACGGTCGTGGTCGAGCGGTTCCGCGACGAGCTGGGCGACTGGCGACTGGCCGTGCACAGTGTGCTCGGGGCCCGGGTCAACGCGCCCTGGGCCCTGGCCCTAGCCCGTCGACTCGCCGAACGCTACGGGATGGACGCCCAGGTCCTGCCCTCCGACGACGGGATCGTCGTACGGCTGCCGGACACCGCCGACAGCCCGCCCGGCGCCGACGTGGTGGCCTTCGACCCCGAGGAGATCGCCCAGCTGGTGGAGGAGTCCGTCGGCTCCTCGGCACTGTTCGCCGCCCGGTTCCGGGAGTGCGCCGCCCGCTCGCTGTTGCTGCCCCGCCGTGACCCCCGCCGCCGGCAGCCGCTGTGGCAGCAGCGGCAACGCGCCGCCCAACTGCTCGACGTGGCCCGCGAGTACGCCGATTTCCCGGTCACCCTGGAGGCGGCCCGGGAGTGCCTGCAGGATGTGTTCGACGTACCCGCCCTGGTTGAGGTGATGCGCGACCTGGCCGGCCGCCGGGTCCGGCTGGTCGAGGTGGAGACCCCCCGGCCCTCACCGTTCGCCCGGTCCCTGCTCTTCGGGTACGTCGGCGCCTTCCTCTACGAGGGCGACGCCCCGCTGGCCGAGCGGCGGGCCGCCGCCCTGGCCCTGGACTCCGCCCTGCTGGGTGAGCTGCTGGGCCGGGTGGACCTGCGCGAGTTGCTGGACCCGGTGGTGCTGGCCGAGTCCGAGCGGCAACTGCGCTGGTTGACTCCCCAGCGCCGGCCCCGCGACGCGGAGGACGTGGTCGAGTTGCTGCGCCAGCTCGGCGACCTGAGCACCGGGGAGCTGGCCGAGCGTGGGGTGCCGCTGGACTGGCTTACCGAGCTGACGGCCAGCCGCCGGGTGCTGCCGGTACGCATCGCCGGGCAGGACCGTTGGGTGGTCGTGGAGGACGCCGGTCGGCTGCGCGACGCCCTGGGGGTGGCCCTGCCGGTGGGGGTGGCCCAGGCGTACCTCGAACCGGTGGCCGACCCGCTGGGCGACCTGGTGGCCCGGTACGCCCGGACCCACGGCCCGTTCGCGGCGGCCAGCTGCGCGGCCCGGTTCGGGTTGGGGGTCTTCGTGGTGGAGCAGGCGCTGCGCCGCCTGGCCGCCACCGGGCGGGTGGTCTCCGGCGAGTTCACCCCGGAAAGCGTCGGCACCCAGTGGTGTGACGCCGAGGTGCTGCGGCTGCTGCGCCGCCGATCCCTGGCCGCGCTGCGCCGGGAGATCGAGCCGGTGCCGCCCCGGGCGCTGGCCACCTTCCTGCCCCGGTGGCAGCAGGTCGGCTCCTCGGCCCGGGGGGTGGAGGCGGTGGCCGCCGTCGTGGAGCAGTTGCAGGGGATGTCCGTGCCCGCCTCGGCACTGGAACGGTTGGTGCTCCCGGCCCGGGTGGCCGACTACTCCCCCGCCCTGCTCGACGAACTCTGCGCCAGCGGCGAGGTGCTGTGGGCCGGTGCCGGGGCGATCTCCGGCGGGGACGGCTGGGTCAGCCTGGCCTACGCCGACCTGGCACCGCTGCTGCTCCCGATGCCGGACGAGACTCTGGCCCGTACCCCCTTGCACGAGGCCGTGCTGGACGCCCTCGGCGAGGGGCAGGCGTTGTTCTTCCGGGCGCTGGCCGACCGGGTCGGTGCCACCGACGACGCCGAGCTGACCGGAGTCCTCTGGGATCTGGTCTGGGCCGGGCACCTGACCAACGACACCCTGGCCCCCCTGCGGGCGGCCCTCGGTGGGGGCGGCGCGCACCGGGCCCGACCTACCGCGGCCCGCAGTCGCTACCGGCGTCCGGGGCGGGTGGCCCTGCCCAGCCGGGGCGGCCCGCCGACGGTGGCCGGCCGCTGGTCCCGGTTGCCCGAACGGGACACCGATCCGACCCGACGGGCCGCGGCCCTGGCCGACGTGCTGCTGGAACGACACGGTGTGCTGACCCGGGGGGCGGTCGTGGCCGAGCAGGTGGCCGGCGGCTTCGCGGCGGTCTATCCGGTGCTGGCCGCCATGGAGGAACGCGGCGCCGCCCGACGTGGCTACTTCGTCGACGGGCTGGGCGCGGCACAGTTCGCCGTGCCCGGGGCGGTGGACCGGATCCGCGCCCTGGCCGAGCCGCTGGACGCCCCGAAGACTCCCGGTGGCCCGGCCCTGGTGCTGGCCGCCACCGATCCGGCCAACCCGTACGGCGCGGCGTTGCCCTGGCCGGACCGGGTGGTCGACTCCGGCGACGCGGCCACACCGGGCACCGGCCACCGGGCCGGGCGCAAGGCCGGCGCCCTGGTCGTGCTGGTCGCCGGTGACCTGGTGCTCTACGTGGAGCGGGGCGGGCGGACCCTGCTCTCCTACACCGACGACCCGGAGGCCCTGGCCGCCGCCGGTAAGGCCCTGGCCGGTGCGGTGGCCTCCGGCGCGTTGGGGCCGATCTCGGTGGAGCGGGCCGACGGCCAGTCGGTGCGCTCCTCCGCGCTGAGCGACGCCCTCACCGCCGCCGGTTTCCGGGCCACCCCCCGCGGTCTGCGCCTGCGCGCCTGATCCTGCCGACCACCCCGCACGGTGCCCGACCGCGCCGCTCGCTCAGTGCAGGTCGGCTAGGACCTTCTCGTAGCGGGGTCGGTCGGCCTTCGGGGTCGGCCCCTCCAGGTAGTTGAGCACGATGGTGCCCCGGCGGTGGGAGGCCCCGCTCCACAGTTCGGCCATGTCGATGGCGCTGCCCTCGTCGGGGAAGACGTACACCCCGATGTTGTCCGTGACGATCAGCTCGGAGCAGCCCAGTCCCAGACCGTCCGGCCCGCACTCGACCGAGCGGTTGCGCGAGTTGGCGACCTTCAGGCCGGCCTTGCGGAAGGCCGCTACGACCTCCCGGGCGCTGGGTGCCCCCGGCTGGCGGGGCGGCAGCTCCACCGGCGGTGGGCTCAGCGGCAGCCGGGGGGAGGTGCTGTCCGGCCCGGGCTTGGCCTCCGGCGGCGCGGGCGGGGCCGGTGGGACGGCGGCGCTCGCTGTGGTGGCGGGCTCCGGGGCGGCGGCCGAGGTGGCCGGTTCGGCCGAGGAGGGCGTCGGTACGGCCGGGGTGGCCGCCGGTAGGGAGGTGGACGGCGCCGGGGCGGCCGTGGACGGCCGATCCGGGTCACCGCCGCAGCCGGTCAGCGCGACAGCGGCCGTGAGCAGGACGACGGCGGGGAGGATCATCCGTTGGGTCACTCCTGGCAGTCTGCCCAACTCGGCCCAGACCGTGCAGTGGCCGGTCGGCCAGTGCACCTGTCACCTATCCGGCAGGTGGCCGTCCTGGCACCGGTGCCGGTGGGCGGACGTACCATCCGATGCCGTGACCAGCAGTGCGCACCTCACCGGGTCGACCCAGATCGTCTCCCTGACCACCGACTACGGCCTGGCCGACGGCTTCGTGGCGGCCTGCCACGGGGTGATCGCCCGGCTGGCCCCGAGCCTCCGGGTGATCGACGTGACCCACCTGGTGCCACCGGGCGACATCCGTCGGGGTGCGGCCGTGCTCGCGCAGACCGTGCCGTACCTGCCGGTCGGGGTGCACGTGGCGGTGGTCGACCCGGGGGTGGGCACGGCCCGCCGGGGCATCGCCCTGGCCACCCCCGGTGGCCTGCTGGTCGGGCCGGACAACGGGCTGCTGATCGACGCGGCCACCGCGCTCGGCGGGGTCACCGAGGCGGTGGAGTTGACCAACCCGCGGTGGCTGGCGCAGCGGGTGTCGGCCACCTTCCACGGGCGGGACGTCTTCGCTCCGGTCGCGGCCCGGTTGGCCTCCGGCGCCCCGTTGTCCGAGGCCGGTCCGGCCGTCGAGGTGTCTACCCTGATCCGGCTGCCCGAGCCGGTGGTCGAGGTACGTCCGGACGGCTTCACCGCCGAGGTGTTGACGGTCGACCACTTCGGCAACCTCCAACTGGCCGCCCCGGCCGACCTGCTGCTGGCCCTGCCGGCCCGGGTCCGGATCCGCCCGGTCGGCGAGCAGACCTGGGAGCGGGTCGCGGTGCATGGTCGTACCTTTGGGGACGCTTCGCCCGGTGCCCTGGTGGCGCACCCGGACTCGGCCGGTCGGGTCGCCCTGTCGACCAACGGTGGCCGGGCGGCCGAGGTGCTCGGTGTCGCTGCCGGTACGCTGCTGCGGGTCGATGGGCTCGCCGACTGCTGACCGGTCCGGCGCCACACGCACGAAACCTCCATTGTGGAAGGCTGTCGGAGTGGAAGATCGCTGGGTGCCTGCCGCCTGTCCCTGCTGCGCGTCGCGTACCGGCGGCGGCACCTGTCCGGTGTGTTTCTGGACCGACGACGGCCAGGCCGACGCCGACGCCGAGGTGGTGCGGGGCGGTCCCAACGGGGAGCTGAGCCTGACCATGGCCCGGCTCAACTTCGCCGTCTACGGCGCCTGCCACCCCCGCTACCAGGATTCGGTACGCCCCCCTCGGCCCGAGGAACTGCCCTGACCCGGCCGGGCCGGGGTGCTCCGACCCCGACCCGATCCGGCCCTCAGCAGACCGGCACCGCGCCGCCCCAGACCGCCGAGATGTACGCGTGGCTGACGAACTGCCCGCTGGCCAGTCGATTCCACCGGTTGGTGGTGCGGTACGGGCCGGTCACGGTCTGCCCGGTCACGTAACACTCGATCGGCACGCTGGCGTACTGGGCCGCCAGGCCCCGGGTGGCGTAGTTGGTGCCCGGGCCGGTGCGGATGTTCAGCGGACCGTCTCCGACCACCCCCCGGGTGCCGGTACCCGTCCACAGGTAGGCCACGTCGACCCAGGCGTTCGTGGTCAGTTGCAGCCCGTCGAAGAAGGTCCCGTCGGCCAGGTCGATGCCGGCCGGGTTGAGCACCACCCGTCCGAACTGGTCCCGCCCGCCGTTGTAGCCGGACTGGTAGGCGGCCTGGGCCTCCGGTCGACCCTGCGGCAGATCCTTCCAGTTCTCCCGCACCCCGCTGATGTTCCAGTAGTCGTCGCGGGTGTTCCACGGGCCGATGTCCCAGACCGGGGCGTACTCGCATCGGCTGCCGGGAGTGGTGCAGACCCGGACGGTGTAGTCCCCGCTGTTGCGGGGCGACAGGCTGCGCCCGGAGGGCAGGGCCACGAAGTGGTCACCGGGCACGATGACGTGCCCGTTCGCGGTCGTGTTGCCGACCAGACCGATCCGGGTGGCGAACACCCGGAAGGTGAGGCCGGGGGTGGCCGCGGTGATGGTGGGGACCTCGTCGGCGGTGAGCCGGACGGACCGGACCTGGGCGCTCGCGCCGGACCGGCTGGCGGTGAGCGTCACCCGGGTCTGCACCCGAGTGACCGGGCCGTCGAAGACGGCGGCCGGGCCGGCCGCACGCCACTCGGTCCAGCCGCCGGTCCGCCACCCTCGGACCTGGACCGTAGCGGCGGCCCCCGGCCTGACCGTGGCGGTGACCTCGGCCCGGACCCGGGTGGCCGGGGCGGCCAGGGTACGGGCGGGGGTCACCAGCATTCCCTCGGCGACGAGGCTGTGCCGCCCCGG from Micromonospora sp. NBC_01739 includes:
- a CDS encoding Na+/H+ antiporter subunit E, yielding MTGPGAARPQGAPAGRGRRRDRLIAVGWLVLAWNLFWGDFSWGNLLGGLLVAAAVLLFFPLPPVTFGGRLRLPGLLVFGVRFVAELVRASLHVARIAVQPGYVPRSAIVAVRLRVPTDLNLALTAEVLSLVPGTLIVETDREAAVLYVHVLDVHGPADLVAARKQIRIVERRIVAAVGSDAELRQVRSVPVDKESW
- a CDS encoding Na+/H+ antiporter subunit A, producing the protein MLVLLTLHLAAAITAPLLVRRWGPRACYPLALAPATAFGWALVQTPQVAHGGAVVETYRWIPQLGLELAFRITTLSWLMALLVGGVGAMVLIYSARYLPPEAVGTAQYAGVMVGFAGAMLGLVFADDLLLLYVCWELTTVLSYLLIGHSTERRSARWAAGQALMVTSLGGLAMLVGFIMLGHHGGTYRWSELAERPLPGGAYLVVAVLLILLGALSKSALLPFTSWLPVAMAAPTPVSAYLHAAAMVKAGIYLLGLLAPVLAGVGPWRPVVLICGLATMVLGGWAALRQNDLKLLLAYGTVSQLGLLAVAVGVGTADAALAGLAMLAAHALFKATLFLVVGVIDHGAGTRDLRRLSGLGRSAPVLAGVALLAAASMAGVPPLLGYVAKEAIFAAFTDRPVVLTVLVLGTVLTVAYSLRFLWGAFGTRPQTPPTTLGPIPSAMLLPPAALALAGLVAGTAAGPVDHLLRPYAEILGPLHGHLALWPGLNLALGLSALALAGGAVLFLARRPLAPVLAWLRAPVGGRQGYEWVTHRFDRIAVDVTSVTQRGSLPQYLGLILLVLAAVPGGVLLTIRPWQQPIAPWVTPVQPVVLLVISVAALLAVGARRRMTAMLLVGVTGYGTAMLFVLHGAPDLALTQFLVETVTIAVFVLVLRRLPRRFSVRPLWSSRWLRRTVGVIVGVTVAGLAVAAATARQARSISEDFAQLAVEQGHGRNVVNVTLVDIRAWDTLGELSVLVVAATGVASLVFERSRTGPRPRRLDLDRREVVAGRPVWLRGGVTLRERNRSLVLEVITRLIFHTAVLFSFYLLFSGHNAPGGGFAGGLVASLALTMRYLAGGRYELAEAAPVSAGTVLGAGLAVAVGSAMVTLLDGGAALSSAKVDFWLPLVGDFYLVTSLFFDIGVYLVVIGLALDVLRSLGAEVDRNIEASGGFTGGLAVQRRGGPR
- a CDS encoding Na+/H+ antiporter subunit D, encoding MNTLVPLPVLLPLLGAALTLLLANRPVPQRLVSVNCLGATLLVAVLLLVRSYRHGPLVVEIGAWPAPVGIVLVADQLAALMLVVSSAVTLCVLLYSIGQGQGETGESAPLAIFHPTYLVLTAGVTNAFLAGDLFNLYVGFEMLLAASFVLITLNGTRLRIRTGSTYVVVNVLASMIFLISVGLVYAATGTLNLAQLAARLDALPDGVRLSLQLMLLLAFGIKAAVFPLSAWLPDSYPTAPAPVTAVFAGLLTKVGVYAIIRTQTLLFPGDQAGTLLLVVAGLTMLVGILGAVAQSDMKRLFSFTLVSHIGYMIFGVGLSTVAGLVGAIFYVVHHITIQTTLFLVAGLVEQRTGSTDLRRLGGVARVAPLLGLLFFVSAMNLAGIPPFSGFLGKLGLLQAGVAVGGALPWTLVAVGTVTSLLTLYVASRVWSLAFWRAPCETVHPSGPLPGLTVGATTALVVLGVALTVVAGPLFEVTRGAAVDLRERTPYIQAVLPGGPP
- a CDS encoding Na(+)/H(+) antiporter subunit C; the protein is MTGTGANLVSFIAIGILVGCGVTLLLERSLSRILLGVIMISNGINLLIIFGGRPGGAPVVGVTDPAAMSDPLPQAMVLTAIVITFGFTAFLLAVSYRSWYLDGDDEVPDDIEDQRIKHRAARKEVSTVDLSEEPPEADPEQLDAPAPRRRRKGPG